A region of uncultured Anaeromusa sp. DNA encodes the following proteins:
- the cybH gene encoding Ni/Fe-hydrogenase, b-type cytochrome subunit encodes MTHGTMKPYYLFSPFLRFFHWIMVLAILVLFVTGLYIGDPGYVGTQGLEPTFAVATWFSMETIRFIHFASAFLFMGSFVFRIYGFAINKGDRLFPRPWKLEYWLGMLDVGLHYLLLSPHHRPYLRNHMARAGYATAYLMIFIEIVTGLAMYFMVHPNGWGAALFGPFVYWLGGEYWLHLLHHYAAWAIMLFSIVHVYMAVRADIIEGGGEISSMISGVKYFHEDPDDLGDIR; translated from the coding sequence ATGACGCATGGAACGATGAAGCCTTATTATCTGTTCAGTCCTTTTTTGCGGTTTTTTCACTGGATTATGGTGTTGGCAATTTTAGTGCTGTTTGTGACAGGACTTTACATTGGCGACCCGGGCTACGTGGGAACGCAAGGGCTTGAGCCGACCTTTGCCGTAGCGACTTGGTTTTCTATGGAAACCATTCGCTTCATCCATTTTGCCTCGGCTTTTTTATTCATGGGCAGCTTTGTTTTTCGTATTTACGGATTCGCCATCAACAAAGGAGATCGGTTGTTTCCGCGTCCATGGAAACTGGAGTATTGGTTGGGAATGCTGGATGTAGGGCTGCATTATCTGCTTCTCTCGCCACATCACCGGCCTTACTTGCGCAACCATATGGCGCGGGCTGGTTATGCGACTGCCTATTTGATGATTTTTATCGAAATTGTCACTGGTTTGGCCATGTATTTTATGGTTCATCCCAACGGTTGGGGCGCTGCCTTGTTTGGTCCTTTTGTATATTGGTTGGGAGGGGAGTACTGGCTGCACTTGCTGCATCATTATGCCGCTTGGGCGATTATGCTGTTCTCCATTGTCCATGTGTATATGGCGGTTCGGGCTGATATTATTGAAGGTGGCGGCGAAATTTCAAGCATGATTTCCGGTGTTAAGTATTTCCATGAGGATCCTGATGATTTGGGGGATATCCGCTAA
- a CDS encoding NlpC/P60 family protein has protein sequence MGQLKRFFVLGMVCFLLSAPGVADASSIREGDIGDDVTAIQQRLQELGFSNSSADGDFGSATRAAVMAFQKANGLETDGIVGSGTYRALMGRDIPVSRSDMGTSMTRRIIQSAMSFRGVPYVFGGTTPYGFDCSGFTRYVFANAGIFLPRMADEQYDAGYSVSNPQPGDLVFFTTYTSGVSHVGIYIGDDRFISATSSRGVRVDSLYDGYWGARYLGAKRVM, from the coding sequence ATGGGGCAATTGAAAAGATTTTTTGTTTTAGGTATGGTTTGCTTTTTGCTCAGTGCACCCGGGGTGGCGGATGCTTCTTCCATTCGAGAAGGAGACATTGGCGATGATGTGACAGCCATTCAGCAACGTTTGCAGGAACTTGGTTTTAGCAATAGTTCAGCTGATGGTGATTTTGGCTCAGCAACAAGAGCTGCTGTCATGGCCTTTCAAAAGGCTAATGGCCTGGAGACCGATGGCATTGTCGGTTCCGGTACTTATCGGGCGTTAATGGGCAGAGACATTCCCGTAAGTCGTAGTGACATGGGAACGAGCATGACAAGGCGGATTATTCAAAGTGCTATGTCATTCCGTGGAGTTCCTTACGTTTTCGGCGGAACCACTCCCTATGGATTTGACTGCTCGGGCTTTACGCGTTACGTTTTTGCAAATGCTGGCATTTTCTTGCCGCGCATGGCAGATGAACAATATGATGCAGGATATTCAGTTTCGAATCCGCAACCCGGTGACCTTGTCTTTTTCACAACCTATACTTCCGGTGTATCTCATGTGGGCATCTACATAGGCGATGATCGCTTTATTAGTGCGACATCCAGCCGAGGCGTTCGCGTAGACAGCTTATATGACGGGTATTGGGGAGCGCGTTATTTAGGCGCTAAACGAGTAATGTGA
- a CDS encoding glycosyltransferase family 2 protein, which produces MISIVVPVFNEEENMDAFYQAICSVMEKLPYSFELIFVDDGSKDATPLVIDRLSQKDSRVRGLILARNFGHQIALSCGLDHADGEAVVTMDGDLQHPPELLPQLIEQWQNGYEVVQTIRLTTEGVSWVKKMTSALFYRLMNAVSKVRVREGGSDFRLLDRKVVQTFRRFPERARFIRGVMGAIGYRQTTLDFVAPPRYAGVSKFSPGKMLHFALDGITAYSKLPLRIAFYAGLVFGVVSFALALHVVYIKFVTDEAVPGWATIAASISLLSGVQLMGLGIIGEYVGRIFEEVKQRPLYWLRQEIGQKGNEQK; this is translated from the coding sequence ATGATTTCCATCGTAGTTCCTGTTTTCAATGAAGAAGAAAATATGGATGCGTTTTATCAGGCGATATGCTCAGTTATGGAAAAATTACCGTATTCTTTTGAACTTATTTTTGTTGATGATGGTTCGAAAGACGCTACGCCTTTGGTAATTGACCGTTTGTCTCAGAAGGATTCTCGTGTGCGGGGGTTGATTCTGGCACGTAATTTTGGGCATCAGATTGCCTTGAGTTGCGGCTTGGATCATGCAGATGGGGAGGCTGTCGTTACGATGGACGGGGATTTGCAGCATCCTCCGGAATTGTTGCCTCAACTGATTGAACAATGGCAAAATGGTTACGAGGTAGTGCAGACTATTCGTTTGACGACGGAAGGTGTTTCTTGGGTCAAGAAAATGACATCTGCGTTGTTTTATCGGTTGATGAACGCGGTTTCCAAGGTGCGCGTGCGCGAGGGCGGTTCCGATTTTCGTCTATTGGATCGCAAAGTAGTGCAAACTTTTCGGCGTTTTCCGGAACGGGCCCGGTTTATTCGCGGTGTGATGGGGGCCATTGGTTATCGGCAGACGACTTTGGATTTTGTGGCGCCGCCGCGCTATGCAGGTGTTTCTAAGTTTTCACCAGGCAAAATGCTGCATTTTGCCTTGGATGGCATTACCGCTTATTCTAAGCTGCCTTTGCGTATTGCTTTTTACGCCGGCCTGGTTTTTGGCGTAGTTAGCTTTGCGTTGGCGCTGCATGTTGTTTATATTAAATTCGTGACAGACGAGGCTGTGCCTGGGTGGGCCACTATTGCTGCTAGCATCTCGCTTTTGAGCGGCGTGCAGCTTATGGGGCTAGGCATTATCGGCGAATATGTCGGACGTATTTTCGAAGAAGTGAAGCAACGACCGCTATATTGGCTGCGTCAAGAAATAGGACAAAAGGGAAACGAGCAGAAGTAA
- a CDS encoding HyaD/HybD family hydrogenase maturation endopeptidase → MIWGISAKMNVAEITVLGVGNILLGDEGVGVRAVEQLQKEGDYSAAVQLLDGGTLGMELLRFLKGTKRLLLLDAVQGDQKPGTLYCLRDSEVEAHLSGALSVHDLGLKDVLAVLKLLEAPVEEVVLLGVQPQTLAVGMELSEPVSEALTALIQAACTQVRQWQAEVALHG, encoded by the coding sequence ATGATTTGGGGGATATCCGCTAAAATGAACGTTGCGGAGATAACTGTTTTAGGGGTTGGCAACATCTTGCTCGGAGACGAGGGCGTTGGCGTACGCGCGGTGGAACAGCTTCAAAAAGAGGGCGATTATTCTGCAGCAGTGCAGCTTCTTGACGGTGGTACGCTGGGGATGGAGTTGTTGCGCTTTTTAAAAGGAACGAAGCGACTGCTGCTGCTGGATGCGGTCCAAGGAGACCAGAAGCCGGGAACGTTGTATTGTTTGAGGGATTCTGAGGTAGAGGCTCATCTTAGCGGCGCTTTATCGGTACACGACCTGGGACTTAAGGACGTGCTGGCGGTGCTGAAACTGCTGGAGGCACCGGTGGAGGAAGTTGTTCTGCTGGGGGTGCAGCCGCAGACGCTGGCAGTGGGGATGGAATTATCAGAACCTGTGTCAGAGGCTCTGACGGCTCTGATACAGGCGGCCTGCACCCAAGTGCGGCAGTGGCAGGCGGAGGTGGCTTTGCATGGCTGA
- a CDS encoding hydrogenase expression/formation C-terminal domain-containing protein, translated as MAETDQMAWTPLAKAVLEEVRQAYAALQEHGQGHTLFLDKIPLTAEERQAISDFLGQGKLTIKLEDALEPVQWRETAFSGIWQGVYCNLQDTPVLETLEIAWYPELASAQREDVDKDSRRFNTWFNEQGSPA; from the coding sequence ATGGCTGAGACGGATCAAATGGCTTGGACTCCGTTGGCGAAAGCAGTGCTGGAGGAAGTCCGCCAGGCCTATGCCGCGTTGCAAGAGCACGGTCAGGGACATACGTTGTTTTTGGATAAAATTCCTTTAACCGCAGAAGAACGTCAAGCCATATCTGATTTTCTGGGACAGGGCAAGTTGACCATTAAATTGGAGGATGCTCTGGAACCTGTACAGTGGCGAGAAACGGCTTTCAGCGGTATTTGGCAGGGCGTGTATTGCAATCTGCAAGATACGCCTGTGCTAGAGACGTTAGAAATTGCCTGGTACCCGGAGCTTGCTTCCGCGCAGCGGGAGGATGTGGATAAGGACAGCCGACGATTTAATACGTGGTTCAATGAGCAAGGATCACCGGCGTAA
- the aroH gene encoding chorismate mutase, whose product MLRGVRGATTVEANDKEGIFEAVLQLLDALTKANGWHEEELGAVIFSSTPELHAAFPAAAARRFGWNDVALFGAQEIEAEDGVPQCIRVLVLWNTDKAMKELRHVYLRRAVALRQDRKAEAKEQ is encoded by the coding sequence ATGTTGCGAGGAGTGCGTGGCGCCACTACGGTGGAAGCTAACGATAAAGAAGGGATTTTTGAAGCGGTGCTGCAATTGCTGGACGCTTTGACAAAGGCTAATGGCTGGCACGAAGAAGAGTTGGGCGCTGTTATTTTCAGTTCTACCCCAGAGTTGCATGCTGCTTTTCCGGCGGCGGCGGCGCGGCGTTTTGGCTGGAATGATGTTGCGCTTTTCGGTGCTCAAGAAATAGAGGCTGAAGACGGAGTGCCCCAATGCATCCGCGTGCTGGTGTTGTGGAATACCGACAAAGCGATGAAAGAACTGCGGCATGTATATTTGCGCAGAGCGGTTGCCTTACGGCAAGATCGCAAGGCGGAGGCGAAAGAGCAATGA